In Spodoptera frugiperda isolate SF20-4 chromosome 4, AGI-APGP_CSIRO_Sfru_2.0, whole genome shotgun sequence, a single window of DNA contains:
- the LOC118272491 gene encoding WW domain-binding protein 2 isoform X2, producing the protein MSLNTAHADHGVLIHAGECIILFSDNVTINFYGNDTTEFSGTKEGRIYLTSHRMIFNSKSRSEPLRSFSFPFVTLMDVAIEQPMFSANYIKGKVHAQPNGNFIGEVKFKIVFKSGGAIEFGQAMLKAAHLATRHSAPDSMPPPYSPPTGPWYAAPPPAYAPPPQGYYGWVPPYMTFPDQPPPNSVFVSNNPPPYPGVTGRAYPPGTGYSGVSSQESPSPTDAKAAEAAQSAYYDPNRPQTAYVPPPYSDLPPTYQESLSKKEN; encoded by the exons ATGTCTCTTAATACGGCTCATGCCGATCACGGAGTGTTGATACACGCAGGAGAGTG tatcATATTGTTTTCGGACAATGTCACAATTAATTTCTATGGAAATGACACAACCGAGTTCAGTGGAACCAAAGAAGGCCGTATATACTTGACCAGTCATCGCatgatttttaattcaaaaagcCGCTCGGAACCTCTGCGGTCATTCAGTTTTCCATTTGTTACGTTGATGGAC GTTGCTATAGAACAGCCTATGTTCTCTGCAAACTATATTAAAGGAAAAGTACATGCGCAACCTAACGGAAACTTTATTGGTGAAGTTAAGTTCAAAATTGTCTTCAAGTCTGGAGGTGCTATTGAATTTGGACAAGCCATGCTGAAAGCCGCACATCTTG CCACTCGTCACTCGGCCCCAGACTCCATGCCTCCTCCGTATTCGCCGCCAACTGGTCCATGGTACGCCGCGCCACCACCGGCGTATGCGCCGCCTCCACAGGGTTACTACGGATGGGTACCTCCCTACATG ACTTTCCCTGACCAGCCGCCACCAAACTCAGTGTTTGTGTCGAACAACCCGCCCCCGTACCCTGGCGTGACAGGCAGGGCGTACCCGCCTGGTACCGGGTACTCCGGCGTGAGCTCGCAGGAGAGTCCGTCGCCCACAG ATGCTAAAGCCGCGGAGGCAGCACAGAGCGCCTATTATGATCCCAACAGGCCTCAGACAGCTTACGTACCCCCGCCATACAGC GATCTACCGCCGACCTATCAGGAATCGTTgtcaaagaaagaaaattaa
- the LOC118272491 gene encoding WW domain-binding protein 2 isoform X1 has protein sequence MSLNTAHADHGVLIHAGECIILFSDNVTINFYGNDTTEFSGTKEGRIYLTSHRMIFNSKSRSEPLRSFSFPFVTLMDVAIEQPMFSANYIKGKVHAQPNGNFIGEVKFKIVFKSGGAIEFGQAMLKAAHLATRHSAPDSMPPPYSPPTGPWYAAPPPAYAPPPQGYYGWVPPYMTFPDQPPPNSVFVSNNPPPYPGVTGRAYPPGTGYSGVSSQESPSPTGAAFSPGPSAPPGYPGAPAGMSSSDAKAAEAAQSAYYDPNRPQTAYVPPPYSDLPPTYQESLSKKEN, from the exons ATGTCTCTTAATACGGCTCATGCCGATCACGGAGTGTTGATACACGCAGGAGAGTG tatcATATTGTTTTCGGACAATGTCACAATTAATTTCTATGGAAATGACACAACCGAGTTCAGTGGAACCAAAGAAGGCCGTATATACTTGACCAGTCATCGCatgatttttaattcaaaaagcCGCTCGGAACCTCTGCGGTCATTCAGTTTTCCATTTGTTACGTTGATGGAC GTTGCTATAGAACAGCCTATGTTCTCTGCAAACTATATTAAAGGAAAAGTACATGCGCAACCTAACGGAAACTTTATTGGTGAAGTTAAGTTCAAAATTGTCTTCAAGTCTGGAGGTGCTATTGAATTTGGACAAGCCATGCTGAAAGCCGCACATCTTG CCACTCGTCACTCGGCCCCAGACTCCATGCCTCCTCCGTATTCGCCGCCAACTGGTCCATGGTACGCCGCGCCACCACCGGCGTATGCGCCGCCTCCACAGGGTTACTACGGATGGGTACCTCCCTACATG ACTTTCCCTGACCAGCCGCCACCAAACTCAGTGTTTGTGTCGAACAACCCGCCCCCGTACCCTGGCGTGACAGGCAGGGCGTACCCGCCTGGTACCGGGTACTCCGGCGTGAGCTCGCAGGAGAGTCCGTCGCCCACAGGTGCAGCATTCTCGCCGGGTCCATCCGCTCCCCCCGGCTACCCTGGAGCCCCGGCTGGCATGTCCTCCAGTG ATGCTAAAGCCGCGGAGGCAGCACAGAGCGCCTATTATGATCCCAACAGGCCTCAGACAGCTTACGTACCCCCGCCATACAGC GATCTACCGCCGACCTATCAGGAATCGTTgtcaaagaaagaaaattaa
- the LOC118272606 gene encoding glutamate-rich WD repeat-containing protein 1 — translation MSANEADDQMDASSSGSEDEVMEGEEENDDRPKTYLPGQPLKEDEQLVCDQSAYVMLHQAQTGAPCLSFDIVPDNLGNDRSEYPMTAYLVAGTQASSAHLNNLLVIKMSNLHQTSKAEDEEESDEDEDDDDEEEDEEKKPLMTFSFIKHQGCVNRIRATSFRNSVLAASWSELGRVDIWNITQQLQAVDDPALLERYNLDTVNNPVKPLYSFNGHQQEGFGIDWCPTETGVLATGDCRRDIHIWKPNQAGTWEVDQRPLVGHTSSVEDIQWSPNERNVLATCSVDKSIRIWDTRAAPHKACMLAVENAHESDVNVISWNSKEPFIASGGDDGFLHIWDLRQLANKTPVGTFKHHTAPVTSVEWHWTEPSVLASAGEDHQVALWDLAVERDDDDIVDEELKNLPPQLLFIHQGQSDIKELHWHKQMPGVMVTTAHTGFNIFKSISV, via the exons ATGTCAGCTAATGAAGCAGATGATCAGATGGACGCCAGTTCCTCTGGAAGCGAAGATGAAGTTATGGAAGGAGAGGAGGAAAATGATGATCGTCCGAAGACTTACTTACCGGGTCAACCTTTGAAGGAAGACGAACAGCTGGTCTGTGACCAGTCTGCGTATGTGATGTTACATCAAGCGCAGACTGGCGCTCCTTGCCTTAGCTTCGACATTGTGCCGGATAACCTCGGTAACGACAGAAGCGAGTACCCAATGACTGCTTATTTGGTAGCCGGCACTCAAGCTTCTAGCGCCcatttaaataa TCTTCTAGTTATCAAAATGTCGAATTTGCATCAAACTTCAAAAGCTGAAGATGAGGAAGAGTCTGATGAAGACGAGGATGACGATGACGAGGAGGAGGATGAGGAGAAGAAGCCACTAATGACATTCTCATTCATCAAACATCAAGGATGTGTAAACAGAATAAGG GCAACAAGTTTTAGAAATTCAGTCCTAGCTGCAAGTTGGTCTGAATTGGGAAGGGTGGACATTTGGAACATAACACAGCAATTACAAGCAGTGGATGATCCAGCATTGCTAGAACGCTATAACCTGGATACTGTCAATAATCCTGTCAAACCTCTTTATTCATTCAATGGACATCAACAAGAAGGATTTGGAATTGATTGGTGCCCTACAGAAACTGGT gtCTTAGCAACAGGTGATTGCAGAAGAGATATCCACATTTGGAAACCGAACCAGGCTGGCACATGGGAAGTGGACCAGCGCCCACTAGTAGGACACACCAGTTCCGTTGAAGATATACAGTGGTCTCCTAATGAAAG gaaTGTTTTAGCTACATGTTCTGTTGATAAATCAATAAGAATATGGGATACCAGAGCAGCTCCCCATAAAGCTTGCATGCTGGCGGTAGAGAATGCTCATGAAAGTGATGTCAATGTTATATCTTGGAATAGCAAAGAGCCTTTCATTGCAAGTG GGGGAGATGATGGCTTCCTTCATATCTGGGATTTAAGACAACTGGCTAACAAAACTCCAGTTGGTACTTTCAAACACCACACAGCACCTGTTACATCTGTAGAGTGGCACTGGACTGAGCCTAGTGTTCTGGCATCTGCTGGTGAAGACCATCAAGTTGCACTATGGGACTTGGCTGTTGAGCGAGATGACGACGACATTGTCGACGAGGAATTGAAG AACCTTCCACCCCAGTTGCTGTTCATCCATCAAGGACAGAGTGATATAAAGGAATTGCATTGGCACAAACAAATGCCCGGAGTTATGGTGACTACTGCTCACACAGGATTCAATATATTCAAGTCTATTAgtgtatga
- the LOC118272605 gene encoding mismatch repair endonuclease PMS2, which translates to MDTNINQINDIKAISKDTVHKICSGQVVVSLAVAVKELVENSLDAGATNIDIRFKNYGIDLIEVSDNGSGVTEDNFAALTLKYHTSKLSDYSDLLGVTSFGFRGEALSSLCSLANLTITTRHKAAEYATKIEYNHKGHITKQTPCSRQIGTTVSLTNLFNSLPVRQKEFHKNAKREFNKMTQLLYAYCLISVGVKITCTNQTSSNAKSVVVATQGSTSYKDNIASVFGVKQLQTLLEIKPEYVTNIKDNIFKGLSQEVKETADETVDLEDVEIDLSEDSNDAEKPDDTIELSGSQKSQGYKNVAKPIEFTGFISSCAHGSGRSSTDRQFYFVNSRPCEPTKIIKIINEIYRQYNSNQYPFVFLNVNLERQAVDVNVTPDKRKVFLTKEKIILDILKNSLLKLFENIPRTVKIESGLNLYSKEMNDVKPNLDQPRVFNSFLEQFKNKTKQVSDSPAITDKESTKIELKRKSTTMLDFISSKTKKTEEVKEIINEEDVIEDSRNNSLDILKSDDEENESTENQISELNASCTSNGNNTDQKSSNSSSLEENKANDNVMYLDYFENVPSTQIRHLKDVVIEESHTITCKTKGLKTKANISSDIKEKSPKKQKVVTDQEDLGKNNRRTVTLKTSLEHVKILANMYADNKKESTPKRVKFKSEINPVFNKKCEEELSKEISKDSFKSMQIIGQFNLGFIVTRLEDDLFIIDQHATDEIYNFETLQKTTELTSQKLVIPQPLELTGVNEQILMDNLDVFKKNGFTFEINEDALPTKRVKLLTLPMSKNWIFGKEDIEELLFMLRESPSEYCRPSRVRAMFASRACRKSVMIGTALSKADMRKLVDHMAEIDKPWNCPHGRPTIRHLVNLAMVHTKETI; encoded by the exons ATGGATACgaatataaatcaaatcaacGATATTAAAGCTATATCTAAAGACACAGTTCATAAAATATGTTCTGGACag GTCGTTGTGAGTCTAGCAGTTGCTGTGAAGGAACTGGTAGAGAACTCTTTGGATGCTGGAGCTACTAATATAGATATAAGGTTCAAAAATTATGGTATTGACCTGATTGAAGTATCAGACAATGGCAGTGGAGTTACTGAAGACAACTTTGCTGCTTTGA CTTTAAAATACCATACTTCCAAattatctgactactctgatcTACTTGGTGTGACCAGTTTTGGATTTAGAGGAGAAGCACTAAGTTCATTATGTTCCTTAGCCAATCTCACTATTACAACAAGGCACAAGGCAGCTGAATATG CTACAAAGATTGAATATAACCACAAAGGTCATATCACGAAACAAACACCATGTTCAAGACAAATTGGCACAACAGTCAGTTTAACAAATCTATTTAACTCATTACCTGTTAGACAAAAGGAATTTCATAAAAATGCCAAAAGAGAATTCAATAAAATGACTCAGTTGCTGTATGCATACTGTCTCATTTCTGTTGGAGTAAA GATTACATGTACCAATCAAACAAGTAGTAATGCAAAATCTGTAGTAGTAGCTACACAAGGATCTACATCCTATAAAGACAACATAGCCAGTGTTTTTGGTGTGAAACAACTGCAAACATTACTTGAAATTAAACCTGAATATGTTACAAATATAAAGGACAATATCTTCAAAGGCTTATCACAAGAAGTTAAAGAAACTGCAGATGAAACTGTAGACCTAGAAGATGTTGAAATAGATTTATCTGAAGACTCTAATGATGCTGAGAAACCAGATGATACAATAGAATTAAGTGGTTCACAAAAATCTCAAGGTTACAAAAATGTTGCTAAACCAATTGAGTTTACTGGGTTCATTTCCTCTTGTGCGCATGGCAGTGGACGGTCAAGCACTGATAGACAGTTCTACTTTGTTAACTCCAGGCCTTGTGAACCAACCAAgatcataaaaataatcaatgaaATATACAGACAGTATAACTCCAATCAATACCCTTTTGTGTTCCTAAATGTTAATTTAGAAAGACAAGCTGTTGATGTTAATGTGACTCCAGATAAAAGAAAAGTATTCCTTactaaagagaaaataatattagacattCTAAAAAACTccttattgaaattatttgagAACATTCCTAGGACAGTAAAGATTGAATCAGGTCTTAATTTGTATTCTAAAGAAATGAATGATGTAAAGCCTAATCTAGACCAGCCAAGAGTATTCAATTCATTTTTagaacagtttaaaaataaaacaaagcaagTTTCTGATAGTCCAGCTATAACAGATAAGGAGTCTACGAAAATAGaacttaaaagaaaatcaacaaCAATGTTAGACTTTATTTCTTCAAAGACAAAAAAGACTGAAGAagttaaagaaattataaacgAGGAAGATGTAATTGAAGATAGCAGAAATAATTCTTTggatattttaaaatcagatGATGAAGAAAATGAAAGTACTGAGAACCAGATTTCAGAATTGAATGCAAGCTGTACAAGTAATGGAAATAATACAGATCAAAAGTCGTCTAACAGTTCATCTTTAGAAGAGAATAAAGCCAATGACAATGTAATGTacttagattattttgaaaatgtaccATCTACACAAATTAGACATCTCAAAGATGTTGTGATAGAGGAGTCACATACAATTACCTGTAAAACGAAAGGGTTGAAGACAAAAGCTAACATCTCTAGTGATATAAAGGAGAAATCACCAAAAAAGCAAAAAGTTGTAACAGATCAAGAAGACTTGGGAAAGAATAATAGAAGAACTGTAACTTTAAAAACATCACTTGaacatgtaaaaatattggCAAATATGTATGCTGACAATAAGAAGGAATCAACCCCTAAAAGGGTTAAATTCAAAAGTGAGATTAATCCAGTATTCAACAAAAAATGTGAAGAAGAACTCAGTAAAGAAATCTCAAAGGATTCATTTAAAAGTATGCAAATTATTGGCCAATTTAATTtgggttttattgtaactagaTTAGAAGATGACCTGTTTATAATAGATCAACATGCTACTGATGAGATTTACAATTTTGAAACATTACAAAAAACTACAGAGCTTACTAGTCAAAAATTAGtcat ACCTCAACCGCTTGAGTTAACAGGAGTGAATGAACAAATCTTAATGGACAATTTAGATGTATTCAAAAAGAATGGTTTTACTTTTGAAATCAATGAAGATGCTTTGCCCACAAAGAGGGTTAAATTGTTAACCTTACCCATGTCTAAAAACTGGATATTTGGAAAAGAAGATATAGAAGAGCTTTTATTTATGTTGAGG GAATCTCCTTCCGAGTATTGTAGACCAAGCAGAGTAAGGGCAATGTTCGCATCTCGCGCTTGTCGGAAATCCGTGATGATTGGAACAGCTCTGAGTAAAGCAGATATGAGAAAACTTGTTGATCACATGGCTGAAATAGACAAACCTTGG aattGTCCTCATGGTAGACCTACAATTCGACATCTCGTGAATTTAGCCATGGTTCATACAAAAGAAACGATTTGA